In a genomic window of Gossypium arboreum isolate Shixiya-1 chromosome 9, ASM2569848v2, whole genome shotgun sequence:
- the LOC108454855 gene encoding uncharacterized protein LOC108454855 isoform X2: MANTQLQKYGTLSREQLSYLFDRFSLLISQPDFKKRIVDAVNDKQEPVAVTTAVQEEILLEMGIDPSFGLACLGKVNMTYENDQDLMIRYYRFVANEELACDEAELGPEGFAEKLHSQQKLHEQQLEMLKYMRKFHFDDQSAILEKLHHQTEDANFESEASILSAEQIQEIVRRRVSPLFRPR; encoded by the exons ATGGCGAATACCCAGTTGCAGAAATACGGGACATTATCAAGGGAGCAATTGTCATATCTATTTGATCGATTCTCTCTTCTTATTTCCCAGCCAG ACTTTAAGAAGAGGATTGTAGACGCTGTGAATGACAAGCAg GAACCGGTTGCTGTTACCACGGCAGTTCAGGAAGAGATACTTTTGGAGATGGGTATTG ATCCTAGCTTCGGTCTTGCATGCCTGGGGAAAGTAAATATGACTTACGAGAATGATCAAGATTTGATGATTCGTTATTATAGATTTGTTGCCAA TGAGGAGTTAGCCTGTGATGAAGCTGAGCTTGGACCTGAGGGATTTGCTGAAAAGCTTCATAGTCAACAAAAACTTCATGAGCAG CAACTGGAGATGCTAAAGTACATGCGCAAATTTCACTTCGATGACCAATCTGCCATCCTTGAGAAG TTGCACCATCAGACGGAAGATGCTAATTTTGAGAGTGAGGCATCGATTTTGTCAGCTGAGCAGATACAAGAGATTGTTCGAAGGAGGGTGTCTCCTTTATTTAGGCCAAGGTGA
- the LOC108454855 gene encoding uncharacterized protein LOC108454855 isoform X1 — MANTQLQKYGTLSREQLSYLFDRFSLLISQPDFKKRIVDAVNDKQEPVAVTTAVQEEILLEMGIDPSFGLACLGKVNMTYENDQDLMIRYYRFVANEELACDEAELGPEGFAEKLHSQQKLHEQQLEMLKYMRKFHFDDQSAILEKLHHQTEDANFESEASILSAEQIQEIVRRRVSPLFRPSQLS, encoded by the exons ATGGCGAATACCCAGTTGCAGAAATACGGGACATTATCAAGGGAGCAATTGTCATATCTATTTGATCGATTCTCTCTTCTTATTTCCCAGCCAG ACTTTAAGAAGAGGATTGTAGACGCTGTGAATGACAAGCAg GAACCGGTTGCTGTTACCACGGCAGTTCAGGAAGAGATACTTTTGGAGATGGGTATTG ATCCTAGCTTCGGTCTTGCATGCCTGGGGAAAGTAAATATGACTTACGAGAATGATCAAGATTTGATGATTCGTTATTATAGATTTGTTGCCAA TGAGGAGTTAGCCTGTGATGAAGCTGAGCTTGGACCTGAGGGATTTGCTGAAAAGCTTCATAGTCAACAAAAACTTCATGAGCAG CAACTGGAGATGCTAAAGTACATGCGCAAATTTCACTTCGATGACCAATCTGCCATCCTTGAGAAG TTGCACCATCAGACGGAAGATGCTAATTTTGAGAGTGAGGCATCGATTTTGTCAGCTGAGCAGATACAAGAGATTGTTCGAAGGAGGGTGTCTCCTTTATTTAGGCCAAG TCAATTGAGTTGA